The following is a genomic window from Chanos chanos chromosome 1, fChaCha1.1, whole genome shotgun sequence.
CTTCACCCAACTGAATTTTTGTAATCAGTCTCATTTATGTGACCGTTTACACGACACTTTACCTTAGTCAGGTCCATAGCTAATTACCTCCGGCAAGGAGGTTATGTTTTCAGTgctatttgttatttgtttgttcgtttgttgtctgtctgcctgtttgtcagcaggattacggAAAACTACAGGgccgattttcatgaaacttcGTGGACGAGTGTAGcgtgggccaaggaagaacccGTTAATGTTTGGAGCGGATCCGAGTCACAGGGTGGATCCACGTATTatcttccacttttttttttagcattgcaaaaatgtgactgattttaatTTGTCGCGCATGCGTGAACCCCTCGTCATTTCAGTGAATAGTGTGCCGCGACTACACATACAACagaacataacagccacctcagacatcactgtagaaacaaatacACCAGGTATGTATgaaataagcaatgtctaaaTGATCCTTATCCTTTTTTCCAAGTCGATATGACTAAAGTACGCCTATTTAATGGTTATTCTGAACTACCACAACACGCGCATAATCGCTAATCTTTTCTTACAATAAATAACATCCATGCAGATTGTCTTCATTTGAACAAGCAGTGTTTTGACTTAAAATATGTTGCAGGATCCACCATTTTAGTGGTGTCACATTCATACCGCTCATTGTTACATCTGCACCGCACTTTCTCTATATGCTACCTGCGTTTAGGTTGTAACACGGGACATGTTCACGGTTTTGTTAAATTCTTAACAAACCATCTGTTACTGAGTAATTCTTGCTTAACTTTCGGAAAGTAATTATGTATGACTCCTCTGTACCCGAATTTCACATCTTTTAAGTTTCTCGTCTTTGCGTAGAACGAATTAGAATAGAGACCTGTCAAAAAGTGTTACGATTGTGGTGTTCTGTCGAGTTGTGCTACTTAACGATATGTGCTACCAAGAGCACAATCTTGGGTTATAGTTAGAGGCGGGGTTAGACTCTGCAATCAATTGGCGCTGTGGTAACATTTCTAAGGTAGCACAACTCGTCAAAACACCGGCTCTAAAATTTGTATTAATGTGAAACAAAGAGGCTGCGGGATCATTGGCAGTAAGTGAGGACTCAGAAAAGTGAGACAAAACATGACAAAGAGCAGTAACAAGAACAGTTATTACCTCTGCCAATGAGGTTATGTTTTCAGTTCCGTTTGTTTGATCATGGATCAAAGCAATGTATGTTGGGTTCACTCGCTATGAAGACGCTAAGTCTTTCTCATGGGCATGTAGGCTATATGCGTACCGAGAGTGTAATACTACGTTCTTTGTTTGgtttacatgtgtatatgtatgtgcctACTTTGTGCATCTAATTGGTGTTATCTGTCTCTTGcagagccacacacactgaacaaacatctCTGTATACACATTGTTTGTACATAAatctctacacatacacacattcacacacacacactccacacacattcttttcaataaaaaccattaaaggAACAGCTTGTCTCGCAATCTGACTGGATGTGCCCTAGTGGCCACATTTTTTGGAACCACATACAGTCctttatacacaaacaccataacATCTACAGACAAAACTACATGCATAGCCACCATGCCTAGATCAAAATCCAGAAGTGCATCGCACAGAAGGAAGCAAAGTGCAGAATGCAAGAGGAGAGCACGGATTGAAGAAACTCCAGAAGCTACAAACAAGCGGCTAGCTTCAGTTAGGGAGGGAATGCAAAAACATAGAGCAAAGGAGACTCCAGAGGCTAGGCACAAACGGCTAGCTTTAGATAAAGAGCGCAAACGACGACAGAGAGCGAAGGAGACTCCAGAGGCTAGAGACAAGCGGCTAGCTTTGGATAAAGAGCGCAAACAGCGACAGAGAGCGAAGGAGACTCCAGAGGCTAGAGACAAACGGCTAGCTTTGGATAAAGAGCGCAAACGgcaacagagagcagaggaaacacCAGAAGCTGCACATAGGCAACGAGCTTCAGTGAGGGAGGGAATGCTGGAAAAACGTGGTGCGTTCCCTGCCAGTAGGTATTCTCACCGTTATACTTGGAGATTTCAACATAGATCTTTAAAGATCCAACACACAGCATATTGCTCACAGTGGAGAAGCTTGGGTTCCACCAGCATGTGACAAAGCCAACCACAGACCAAGGGTCATTCCTGGACCATGCTTACACCAATGTCAAAAACAGTGTATCTACTTAGGTTACTGATGTCTGTTTTTCAAACCATGAcatggtttgtgtgtattcCTATCATTCAAGCTTTTCTTTAGTAGTGCAttgtattatatttttttctgaattgttTGGATGATGTTATGGTATTTGCTTTCATATTGTATATATGTAATTACTAAATGATTTGTGTGATCAGACTTCCTGAATAAATGGGTATAAAAGCTGTTCATGTATGTTAATAcagctttgttctgtttcaggATTTGATATGTGTAATTTTAGTTATGCACAGGGAAACATGTTAAATTCCTTGTGCTAATGGAAGGGGACTTCCCACATTAGCCAAACCTCTCACTGTCACTAAAAAACtaacactaaaactaattaaaactaaactaaaactagtcagttcctcaaaataaaataaaactacttATGCACTTGTAAAACAGTCTACGCTAAAATCAAGAACCAAACtaaaagactaaataaaataaacttaatAAAACTAAGCTAAGATCAAGACCAAACTAAAAGActaaataaaagtaataaaactTCAAAATCATAATAACCCTGCAACAGGATATGCTACAACCATCTTACCGATACTTAACAACAAAGATGCCTTTGTGAGCATATCACCAGGGTTGTCAAGTGGGCACCTTTCTTCACATGTCCCCAAGTAGTCTGTGAGCATCTCCCCTATAATCACTGGCTCACTTTTTCAGCAGCCTCAGACGACTCCTTTAAAGCTCCTTTGAGTGACCgttctcaaaaaacaaactccaGTAGAAGTGTTGTGGTTGATGTAGCTACAAAGCCTCCAACACCTATCTCCACTGCTcttgtgtgtgcctgtcatCCTCGTTCTCTTGCTTCCACTATCAGCTCCGCATACTTTAGCTGCTTCCTTTCGGAGGCTAGCTCAATGACATCTTCAAGGGGAATCATTAACCTAATAAAGTAAACAATACGCTCACTCTCAGAATACAACACCATGTCTGGTCCCATAGTAGTCACAACAATACATTGTGAAACTTGAAGTTTCCTTCCAACAGCAGCCAGCAATCTCCAATCCCGTGCTTTGCCCCATTTGGCAGTACTGTTTGTACATGCCTAATGTCCACTTTTCTGCCCCTGTAGCTCAAAAAAAATTCTACTGTCCCTGTCAATCACCAGCAAAGAGTTAATCTCAACTTGATTACTCTAAAACAAGCACACCGGTGGTTTTAGAACCTGACTATGTCTCCTCGTATTGCAACTCTGGGTCAAGCTAGTTTTACAACCTGACAGAATATGTTTTAATGTATGACAAATGTATGACAGAATATGTTTTACACTGTATGACAAATACTACAATTATTTTACTGTTTGAAAATTTTAACTTACTAAATCATACTGGTTTTTCTAATAAGGTTCCTTTTTATATACAAATTTAAATTTGACTCAAGTAAAAGTTTCTTCCTTGTGAACATACAAATTTTTGTGACAAATGTTTTTGGAGAACATTATGAATATGGCTGCATGTTATTTCAATTTAAGCATTTGATATTTGTACATATTAAGATTATAATAAAGTGTTTTCTGGTTTTCACAAATGTATGTTAagtatgtgaaatattttcaatttagaATTACACAATGCACATCTAACATGATTAGGCTTCACCTTGGCGCAAGCATATTTTGACATAATTCTTCACATAATAGTTTTGCACATATATCCAGACATATATAGTGGGTGCAGCTGCAGATTTTAATATCATAAAAGAGTGGCCTTGTCGGAGGATCGCGCTCTCCCAGCGTCCTTCTAGTTACAGCTGCCGAGGAGGTAATGCTTTCGGTGCGGTTTGCGTGTTTGTTGGTtcgtctgtctgtttgttagCAGGATTCCAGAAGAACTACCTGGGCGATTTTCTTGAGACCTTGTGGAAGGGTGTAGCGTGGACCAAGGAAGAACCCATTAAATTTTGGAGCGGATCCGAGTCACGGGGTGGATCCACGTATTATTTCCCACATTAGTTAACATTGCGAGTTAggacaaaaatgaactgaatttatCGCGCATGCGCGAACCCTTTGTAATTAGAGTGGATGGTGTGTCGCGActaaacatacaacaaaacataacagcctcCTCAAACGTCACTGTAAACATAAAAGCAGCAAGTATGTATGAAATAAGCAATGTCTTAATTatccttactgtttttttttctaagttgATATGGCCAAAAAAAGCCCATTTAAAGGTGAGCTTGCATAACACACGGATTATCGCAAATCTTTCCTTATGataaattagctttcacaatcataAATTCCGACTTTGTTGATCCAACAGTTTTGGTAATATGTCCAGACATATAAAGTGTTTACggttgcagatttgaatatAGAAGAGTGGACTATTGGCGGACCTTGGCGGAGGTCTGCGCTCTCCGAGTGCCCTTCCTTTAAATAGAATCGTCTTGATTTGTGGAGAGTGATCACAAAAGCTCTTTTCAATCACTTTCTCCAAGTTGTTCTCGCTTCCGTTTATTCAGTTAGCCACCATTCCATCATGGTAGTTAGATACAGTTTAGTTCAAAAAGATTGTGACTCTTCAATCATTGTTCTCGGCCACTTTACTGTAAAATGGTGCCCCCTTTCAGGTATCACTGCTGTCACCCATGCTTTTCTTGAATGATCATGAAAATATATCCAGAAAACATAACCCTAAATAATATGTCCTTGTCAGTCTATGCAACACAGCACTAAATATTAAGCAAAAACCCATGTATTCACTTCATAAACAAATCTGCCGTAATCTAATATGACTTTAAATGTCTGATTGCAAAGAGCCCAATGATGACATATATTGTGTTTATTCAGAGTAGTATATGAGGTAAAAAGGCCTTGACACTGATGTTGTCAGCATTTGCATTTAATCACTTTTGAGTTTAACCAATTTATGGGCAGACTCTTCTGGATCTTCAGGAGAAATTTTGTCCACAAGCTGATTGTCTTAACATTTTAAGCACACATATGATTTTTCTTAAGCACCAGCCCTTAGTGTACAGCTAAtggttatctgtgtttgtttaacccCACTTCAATCATGTTACGTCATCCTACTAATCCTCTGAGAGCTTGCCTGTCAATCACAATATCCCTGACAAGGAATCTGATCTCATCATTGGCTTTGGTGCTGTGGACAGTTCAAGGAAAACAGCTATGGCACTATGGTTTAGACTGTGAATTGATGGAAGGGAAAGAAGCTATTTGCTTTAACAACAAAAGAACATGGTCTCAGCCCACTAAGAAACAAGGAGATAGATACCACTTAGACTAATGTCTCTGCTTGTAAGCAAATAAAGCTGTAAAGTGACAGGAACTCTCTTATTAGCTACACTTTGTGATGTCTGGGAGATAGTTTCCTGGATCAATAAACCTCTAGCAATCAAATGGGCCTTTTATTGTTGAGGGCTAATGCCAGCTTTCCATCTTTCAGGACCCATTTAACCAGAGAGCACATCTGTTCAGCCCACTTAACCAGACAAAAAGCTGCATATTCAAAATAGAACCTACAATTGCTAATAACTGAATATCTCCACAACTTTGGTCCTGTATATGCTGGATGAAGTACCTTAAATCGAAATATGGATGGTTGAGTAAATGATGATTCTGTCCATCAGTGCTCAATCAGTTTTGAGGGTTTTCAGAAAGATTCCCATCTGGGTGTGGAGCCAAAAATCAAGCATTGACAGTCTGGTCTACCCTGATCGGTTTATATGGTGGACAAGTCCTAGAATCAAACAGTGTTTTATGACCATGATAGACACTTGATGTCCCTGTCCATGTAAACATACTGTACAGGAGAAACAGACAATGCCTTGACAAAGCTTAGAGAACAAAACATTGTATAGGCTTAACATATCTTCACCCAAGTGCAGAGATGTGAAATGTATAGGGATGTATATTCAGCTGAGATGAATATAAGAATCTTGAAGAGGAAGAAGGCCTTAAAGCTAGACCATGGTATTGCTGTCCTATCATTACAGTATCCATAGAAAAGCCAGCTGTCAAATACTGTGGTCTTCCTTATTTAAGTATAGTTTTTTAAAACTAATGCAAAGACATGTTGAAAGCTgggaaatatttatttatttacataagaAGAAAATAGATCTTGAGAGCTGCAGATATTCTGAGAGCATCCACAAATAACATCCTCTGCCATAACACCTTGTCATTAGAGCTTTTAGATGAAGTGCCGTCGGTGCATATTCAAAGCCAGCTGAACAGTCAAAGAGGACAGatatttctgaaaacatttcaggCTATATACATTTTCTACCTTGAACTGCAGCTTCTTGGGAAATGggatgaatgaaaaagacagaaataatgaaactgcaaaacacaagggaagaaagagacaaTGACAGAGAGGGTCATGTAAACATTACTGGGAGATGGTTAAGAGAATGAAGGAGACTAGGCAGTTGATGCCGTATCTTATCACACTCTGGATCAAAGCTCTGTGATGTCCTTGGATCAATTGAAGACTTAAGACAGGTGACAAGACTAGTGCTTTTGCTATCATTGCCAATGCTGACTTCATACAGCTCCCAAGAAACACACACCCTTAATGCTTATAGTATAGTACCATACATCTGACTGTCTCTTCAAACAGTTGCATTATTTTTCCTTAAATTATGATTCCTCTTACATCTTTTTAACTCTATCTATATATAGAAAAACACTGCTAGACAAAATATTTCAAGAGGAAGAAATTGTTGGTCTTTGTTCCAACTTTCatcttaccaaaaaaaaaaaaaaaagaaaccaaagacATAAACACCCCAGCTGTGTTCATTGCATAAgcttatgttttaatatttcccACGATGATGCAGTGGAGCTCTGGATTTCCTCTAAATAATTTCTGTTAGGGTGTTTGTGTTAAGCCTACAATTACAGTTTCatgaaaaaacacaggctgGCCATAAACAGCACAACAACCAACAAGAATTCTTTTTAGGTAGACACTAGTTGTTTGCAAATAAACAGAACTAAAGAGTCATAGTCATCTTAACATTTTAAACACTAGAGTTCTCAGTCTTAAAAACTTTGGCCTTCAGATGACATACTGTttccaaataaaaaatatttaggTAAGGATTGATTATGCTGATGGAAAAGACATATTACTATTGGTATCATATGTGAGGGACCAATTTTGAGGGAAAACAAAGATAAGTGTGGGCCACTTAAGGAGTGCAAGCCAGCTTTGACACATTCGGCATACCATACGCTATTTAGCCAACATGTGTTTCACTGAGAACGTGTATTATAAAGTAAATTCCATGAACCTAACATTGTTTTCCTAACATTTTTAGTCTGGATCTAAATCTGTTAATTTGGTCAGAGTGATGCTGCCAGCCATAGGATTTGCATTAGCGAAGGTTGTGTTGCCAATGTTTCACATGCCTGTAAGTTTTATACTAAGACCTAAGTCAAACAACACTGTCATCAGATCCCTCGCCAGTGCCACTCACCAGCTGCCAGCTGCATCCATCCGCAGATTTTATACACGGTGGCGGTGctgcagaagaagaagagagcgAAGCATCCGATACAAGTGAGGACCAACACCATGGACATCCCGATGAAGAAGGACGCAGCCTTGAAGGCGCTCGATGGGATGGAGCTGAATTCAGTAAAGCTGCCCTGACACGTCAGGTCGCGGGAAATACCGTTACCGATGCAATAGTGGAACAGGCCGAAGTAACCGGCTTGGGGCGTGTCGACACCATCGCCAATCCAGTAGGGCTGAATGAAGCACACCACGTTTACTATGGCGAAGAGGATGGTGAAGATGGCCCAGAGTACCCCGATTGCACGAGAGTTACGGACATAATTGGTCTGGTAGATTTTTGCTGCCTCCGAAGCCGGGAGCATCGCTGCTGGTGTCCCTGGCACCATTCTTGAGTTTAGTTTGTATTTTTCGCTGGACTGGCAACtacagagagatgacagaacGGTTCGCAAAATAGCTTCAAATTGCGCTGCTTTACGCGAAGTGGCGGTTATTTAGCTGTTTGTGTCTGCCCCTGACATCGCTTTCTGATTTCAGAGCGGTTTCTATCCACGAGCCATTAGTCCGATACAGTCACGAGTAACGGTGATGTAGAAAACTCCTTAGCAACCGATGGATGGGCTAATAATCATCCCCAAAACGAATGTAGCCTTTCAAACTCTTTTCTGGACACTATGCTCCAGGACTATTGTGCCCCTCACACAATAACCTACGGTACACCCCAGTTCATGATCGAACGGTCGCTGCGATCGAAAAACGTGTAAGTGTTCTTTCCAAAGTTCTCCGTAATTCAAACAATCGCATAATCAGTATTCAAACTGTATCGAAACAGCTGTGCAGACATCAAACATGAAtctaaaaaaatcaaaatgcgGTATTCTACCTTTTGATAGGCAAACGGTCCCGGCAGCAGAGATTAATTTCTCAGTAGTGTTAGGATTTAGATTCCCATGGGTGCCCGGAATCCTGTAAACTAATACCGCTGCTGTCACACACAAGACTATGCGTAATTGAAGTTGTATTACGGAGTGCTAACTGTACCCTTCCCGTGTTTTGCGtcagttttttaaagaaacaccTGTATACAGAGTCTTGCGTGATCAACATCACAATCCTCCTACTGGTTTAGTTCCGCACCAGTACACTAATGCAATACATCCCTTTTAATCCTGTTCTCACATGccgaacaagagagagagacagagaccgatGCTGTGATCATTAAAAGGAGCCAATTCGAAATAATGTGTTTCGCAGCTCTGAAATCTGATTTAACTACTGACACATTCAAACCTGGTTTGGTAGATGAAGCTGCCTGCCTCCCTGACCGAACGTCTCACTCTGTCAAAATGGATCTGTCGCTGTCGCTGTCGCACAATACGACGCACTGGTAGGGCATAGAGCAGATAAATAGGCTACCAGGCGCGGCTCCACAGCGCTCGTCACTGGCACGCCCGAAAATCAGTGTTACTCAGCCTCTCGTGGATCTTTTAATGTCTTGGTTAACTGGGCTATTTCGAATCACATACTACAGAAAATATAGCAATGGAGAGTTCACGAGATCAGATGTAATTAGGCTATAAATCAGCACATGTTCTCTTTACTGCGCAAAGCAAACGCTGTTGCGAGATTTCCAGATATGGCAGGTGTTACCACTTTGTGCTCACAAATGTTGACTTCTGAACTTTAAGCTATAGGTCTGACAATATGGTTAAGCATGACGACTGTTCTTTGACTTCATATATTTTgtaaaagatgagagagaactCCATTCAGTGAAAAGGTTCGTGGTggtttgcagagagagagtgctttaTTTTGTGCAACCATGTTTTTGAAGAGCACCACAGGTTGTGCTATCACAGCCCATCCTTTAGCCAAATAACCTGTGGCTGAAGTTTTGACAAGCTTTTTTCCGAGATGTGTCCTCTCCTCGTTGGGAACTCTGTAGGCTACTGGAATTACTTGCCTCCGCGATCATGTAGCCTAAATGATTATGGACCACAGAAAAGTGAATATAATAAAAGTCTTTTTATTtgctgtattattttttttattattatttgcaggTATGATGGATGAATGTGCCTCCTCCTCTTAAGGGTGAAATACACCGTCGTCACGACAATGTACTACAACTCCCATAGACCAACGGATGACGCAAGGCACGGATTGGTCATCAGGAGTGTCGTTTAAGTGACGCCTCACGTAGCGCGCGAAAGTAAGAGCAGAAGTTTACTTCAGTTTGACTTGTACATTTATTGGTAAGTCAGTAAGCTAAATCAGAAACTCTAGCAAAACCAGGCATAACATTAAGCTGAATTGTGTATCATTGTGTATAATTTCACTTTTGACCTGTCATTTTACCGTAATCTTGTAACAAGAATATGAGCTTCATAGCACAGTTTAGAGCAGCGTTAATAGAGATAGTGTTAGCATGCTCGGTTAGCTAACGTCAGTCATTGTATAGCATAACTCTACAACAGaacttttctttaataagaATTTTCTTATTTAAAGGACAATCAGTTTTGTGTACAAAATGCATTACTGTTTCATCCGAGCACAGATAACACCGTCGCCAGTATCCGCTTAAGGTATCCTGTCTGACACTGGATAAGATGCCGGTTCAACTTCAGCACTCGGGGTACTCCGCTGAAAAGTTACAGTCACTGACAGAAAGCCTCCCGTGCAGAGAGGCCCAAGCTAGTACACTTTTGGCCTTAATGGGGGAGGTGAGTGAATTCCATATTAAGTTCTCTGAATTGTTTATTATGTAGATCATAACCAAGTGCAGCTTTTATATATAAGAATAAGATGTGCTTGGAGTGAATTAAGCCATACGACTCTTTGACAGCCTGACCAGTATAGTTACCCATCGATATTCATCTATGGCCACCGGGCATCTGGGAAGAGTTACGTGACACTCAGAGTACTTAAAGAATTGGAGGTGAGAATTATACAGCCTTTTGCAACTTTATAATCACAACTTATCCTCTGTTATTACTCTTGTATCGTGAGTAAGGCAGCTCATCTTTTCATCATTGTCCACATCCCTAACTTTGTGTTGATGTGCTTTGTTGCTCAGCTTCCTCATGCTGCTGTGagttgtgtggagtgtgtgtctcCTGGGCTGCTGTTTGAGCaggtgcttctctctcttttcggcCACACGGCAGCTTCCTCTCTTCCCCGTTGTCCATCCCTGTCTGATTTTGTGCGATTATACAAGCAGCTGTGCTCCCAGAACCCTGCCAAACAGACACGATACATAGTGAGTATGAGGATCACTTCTGCTCTGCTCCacattgttatttgttttccatACTCATTCTTAGCCTGTAGTGTTTCCTGATTAACACTAAGTGATGAGCAGAGCAGGAAGTGAtactgctgtgctgtgtctagGTTCTAGACAGAGCAGAGCTCCTCAGAGACATGGAAGTCAACTTGCTACCTGGTTTTCTTCGTCTTCAGGAACTGGTATGAGAGCTGACTTTGTACAATaatttttactttaaaattgCTGTGTCATGATTGTTCCACTATGAAAAGAGAAGCAAGGGAATCATGTTTTTTGTAATGCCCTTGAATTGAAATTGATTTGCTAGAGTTTGAATGAGACAAAGACTGTGACTGATTCAAATTTAAGCAAACAGAGATCTGACTATCAATGGAGAATTTATAATGATTTAATTTCATGTCTGAAGCCCGAGGCCTTTTGCTTCAGTAAGTTTCAGGAGCATTGAGAGTTCCTGTCATCTCTCCTTGACTCTGTGGCATGTCATTTTTTCTGGTGATGTGTTGGAAATTTGAGTTAATGTTTTATGCATTCAAGCCTGACAAAACTGTCTGCTTCAGATCCCCTCAGTCAGTTTACCTGTCTGGCTCACAGACTTATTTTTAATTCATATCTTCTCATTACCAACACTAGGTTCATACACAAGTAGCAATACTGATGATTACTTGAGTTTGTGGTCACTCTGGATCTGATCCACTCTCTCAATGGCAGGTGGATGACAACGTAACGGTGATCCTGCTCAGTGAGATTGTATGGGACAAGTTTCGGCCAAACACTGGCCTCTTTGAGCCTCTTCTGCTCCACTTCCCTGATTACACCAAAGGTGAGCAATGAAAACTTCACTTTGGatattacattacacacatccACTCAGCTGAACTGCTACATGGGACAACAAACCTAAAGctcagaaaaagggaaagacatGAGAAACTTCACTATACAATAGCTATTGGTCGGATGTCTATTTGCATGAGTTGTTGCAAGATAGGTATCtaataggggaaaaaaactggcAAACTTCACCTTTAAACTCTGATTGAAAACATCAAGTTTTCTTCGTCATGTTTTGTGTGCTTGACAAGATAAATTATTATGTCCCCAACCCTCAGCTATTTATTGTAATACTCTCTGCCCCCTGTAGCGGAATTGCAAAAGATCCTTGCCCGGGACAGTCACCCTTCTTACCCACAGGAGTTATATTCCTTCTACATCAACATCCTGCTTGGTGTTTTCTACTCGGTGTGCAGAGATCTGAGGGAACTGAGGCATCTGGTGAGAGATCTAAGAACATCCTGGgtagagagagagctgtatggAAATGTTAGGTTGATTTTCACATCCTTAAACAACATAAGAAGTTTTCTAATTATGTAACTAACAATGTAATCAAAGATTTTTGCTGTCAGTCTTGCCATTTCACTGTTCCCCAAGGAAAAAACAAGTGTTGCCTCCGCTCTAATTCAAACAGGCTGCCCTCAATTTCCCCAAATTCTGTGAGCCTTTGGAGAACGGAGAAGGTAAAATAGTAATACTTGTAATAGGTTCAGTAGTATATGTGAGTTTGAGTGAAGTAAACCcatcattttttccctcctttttttagATCTCTTGAAAATGTTGTATTAAACCAACCAGATGACTCATCTGAGCTTTTAAAGCAGTCCAGAatcattctttgtttgttctttagCCAAAGaaagtgacacacacaaactatggAGAAATATTGAGCCACATTTGAAGAAAGCTATGCAGACAGTGTACCTACGTGAGATATCAAGGTATGtgtcgcataaacaaacagttttagggaaacatttttatgttgtAATTTTTATTAATGCTTCAGACATTAGAATTCTGTTGATAAAGCAAGGGGGACATTAAAAATAGGACCCTAGTCAGTGCTGTTCAGcatttctgttgtctgtttcaTTAGCGTGCTGTCTTACCGTGTCTCttatgtctctttcttttcctcagtgTTCAGTGGGAGCAGCAGCAGGAGATGATGGAGAAGGAGGCTATGGCTCCTAAAGGTGCCTgaacacacgtaaacacacaagcatatacGCACACATGAAGTGGGTACAGAAGAGATCTTGGTGAATAGATTGCTTACTTGCTGTTTGGGGCTGGGACCCTTCCCTATGATCTGGGGTTGTCTTTGGAGTTGCCAGACCCCAATAAGAGCTAGTCTCAGTTTTAAAGGGTGTTGTCTTGTAATTACTTCTTTTAAATACAGAATCTTCCAAACCCACAACCAGATCACAACCACACCCAACCACTTTAGATCTGGTTGTTCTTCATAGACCAGTTGCTATTGAAATAGAACAGTTTGTCCCTGTTCCTGTTGTTTTCTACTGCTACtcaacacactttctctctctctttctttaatgtgtcagtcagtgtgatGTTTAATTTAATGGTGTGTGCTGCAGTACCCATGTCTGACAGTGGTTGACTTTAGGTAATGAGGacttctctctcctgttgtcAGGTTTATCAGCATACACTCATGTGGAGCTCCCTTATTACTCCAAGTTTTTGCTGATTGCAGCCTACCTGGCCTCCTATAACCCTGCCCGCACAGACCGACGCTTCTTCCTTAAGGTCTGTCTCAGTTTGACTGATTCACCGTTTTAAACTTGCACTGCTTTTAGCTGTTTAAAGTTTACTTCATATTTTGAAACGCCACTTCGTATAACcatctttttaattt
Proteins encoded in this region:
- the lhfpl3 gene encoding LHFPL tetraspan subfamily member 3 protein isoform X1 — protein: MVPGTPAAMLPASEAAKIYQTNYVRNSRAIGVLWAIFTILFAIVNVVCFIQPYWIGDGVDTPQAGYFGLFHYCIGNGISRDLTCQGSFTEFSSIPSSAFKAASFFIGMSMVLVLTCIGCFALFFFCSTATVYKICGWMQLAAGTCLILGCMIYPDGWDSDEVKRMCGEQTDKYTIGACSVRWAYILAIMGIMDALILSFLAFVLGNRQDGLMAEELLGDSKTNAHQLPKALASVPQISA
- the lhfpl3 gene encoding LHFPL tetraspan subfamily member 3 protein isoform X2 — encoded protein: MVPGTPAAMLPASEAAKIYQTNYVRNSRAIGVLWAIFTILFAIVNVVCFIQPYWIGDGVDTPQAGYFGLFHYCIGNGISRDLTCQGSFTEFSSIPSSAFKAASFFIGMSMVLVLTCIGCFALFFFCSTATVYKICGWMQLAAGTCLILGCMIYPDGWDSDEVKRMCGEQTDKYTIGACSVRWAYILAIMGIMDALILSFLAFVLGNRQDGLMAEELLGDKSGNA
- the orc5 gene encoding origin recognition complex subunit 5 yields the protein MPVQLQHSGYSAEKLQSLTESLPCREAQASTLLALMGEPDQYSYPSIFIYGHRASGKSYVTLRVLKELELPHAAVSCVECVSPGLLFEQVLLSLFGHTAASSLPRCPSLSDFVRLYKQLCSQNPAKQTRYIVLDRAELLRDMEVNLLPGFLRLQELVDDNVTVILLSEIVWDKFRPNTGLFEPLLLHFPDYTKAELQKILARDSHPSYPQELYSFYINILLGVFYSVCRDLRELRHLAALNFPKFCEPLENGEAKESDTHKLWRNIEPHLKKAMQTVYLREISSVQWEQQQEMMEKEAMAPKGLSAYTHVELPYYSKFLLIAAYLASYNPARTDRRFFLKHHGKMKKTNFLKKHEKTSNHLLGPKPFPLDRLLAIFYSVVDSRVAPTASVFSQISSLVTLQLLTLVGHDDQLDSPKYKCAVSLDFICAISRTVSFDIVRYLYDFL